A genome region from Labilibaculum antarcticum includes the following:
- a CDS encoding GntR family transcriptional regulator, with protein MPSSLFAVSSESGVPKYKQLINSLYHSIENGDVTIGDQLPSINAICKEFKLSRDTVLVAFNELKARGVISSVPGKGYYLESNITQLKHNIFLLFEEFNVFKEILYNSFLESLQGQATVDIYFHHFNERVFKELIENNNGKYTSYVIMPAKFKDVYSVLKQLPQEKVYILDQTNLTLKKHYPAVYQNFKKDVFEALSSGIDLLKKYKKVYMVYPGGKEPEGQLLGFKKFAEQFAGEWEFDVIPSLKGHTINKLEAYIVPNDIDMVSLVKEANANQFKIGEELGIISYNDTPLKEIVASGITTISTDFKEMGELLARMVLGGEKKLIQNKCELIRRGSL; from the coding sequence AGTTCCAAAATACAAGCAACTAATAAATTCTTTGTATCATTCCATTGAAAATGGGGATGTTACCATTGGTGATCAGTTGCCTTCAATTAATGCAATTTGTAAAGAATTTAAGTTGTCCAGAGATACTGTACTGGTTGCTTTTAATGAATTAAAAGCACGTGGAGTTATCTCATCAGTTCCTGGGAAAGGTTACTATTTGGAGAGCAATATTACTCAGCTTAAGCACAATATTTTCTTGCTTTTCGAAGAATTTAATGTATTTAAAGAAATTCTGTACAATTCATTTTTGGAAAGTCTTCAAGGACAGGCTACTGTTGATATTTATTTTCATCATTTTAATGAAAGAGTATTTAAAGAGTTGATTGAAAATAATAATGGCAAGTATACTTCCTATGTTATAATGCCTGCAAAATTTAAAGATGTTTACTCCGTTTTAAAACAACTTCCTCAGGAAAAGGTTTATATTTTGGATCAAACAAACCTTACTTTAAAAAAGCATTATCCTGCGGTTTATCAAAATTTTAAGAAAGATGTGTTTGAGGCTCTTTCGTCTGGGATTGATTTGTTAAAGAAATATAAGAAGGTGTATATGGTTTACCCTGGAGGAAAGGAACCCGAAGGGCAGTTATTGGGATTTAAAAAATTTGCAGAGCAATTTGCAGGCGAGTGGGAGTTTGATGTAATACCTAGTTTAAAGGGGCATACAATTAATAAATTGGAGGCGTATATTGTTCCCAATGATATTGATATGGTTTCTTTGGTTAAAGAAGCGAATGCCAATCAGTTTAAAATAGGTGAGGAATTAGGGATTATTTCCTATAACGACACTCCACTTAAAGAAATTGTTGCCAGTGGAATAACTACCATAAGCACTGATTTTAAGGAAATGGGAGAATTGTTAGCAAGAATGGTTTTAGGCGGTGAAAAAAAATTGATACAAAACAAGTGTGAATTAATAAGGAGAGGATCCTTATAA